In Acidisarcina sp., a single window of DNA contains:
- a CDS encoding aspartate aminotransferase family protein, translating to MKINLDSIRAAESKLLLSTYERNPILLVGGEGVHVTDEAGEKYLDLLSGIGVNALGYSHPAIVNTIAEQSRKLIHTSNLYFHQGQAELALRLTEITGLDRVFFANSGTEAWEAAMKVARAYAGLRRSEGHSIGTKFLALENSFHGRTFGAVSTTHKAKYREPFAPVVPGVEFVRFNDIDDLKAKFSNDVCAVMIEAVQGEGGIRPISPEFFAAARELTREAGSLLIADEIQSGLGRTGKWCAYQQYDILPDITTLAKPLAGGIPMGAMVCSEEAARAIHSGMHGTTFGGGPLACAVAITVIDTMREENLLLHINDVGGYFKQKLADLAKRHAAITDVRGMGLILAAELDSADLAKLVVAKMLERHILINRTSETVLRFLPPYILSKSDVDTAIAALDKIFTEQEATATGAAHTNTYEKRN from the coding sequence ATGAAGATAAATCTGGATTCGATTCGGGCAGCAGAGTCAAAGTTGCTGCTGTCCACCTATGAACGCAATCCCATCCTCCTGGTCGGTGGTGAAGGTGTTCATGTGACAGATGAGGCGGGCGAGAAGTATCTCGACCTGCTGAGCGGCATTGGCGTGAATGCGCTGGGGTATAGTCATCCGGCTATTGTGAATACGATTGCTGAGCAAAGCCGCAAGCTCATTCACACCTCCAATCTCTACTTCCATCAGGGACAGGCGGAGCTGGCGCTGCGGTTGACGGAGATTACGGGACTTGATCGCGTCTTCTTTGCCAACAGTGGAACCGAGGCCTGGGAAGCAGCCATGAAGGTAGCGCGGGCGTACGCAGGCTTGCGCCGCAGCGAAGGCCATTCCATCGGCACCAAATTTCTGGCACTCGAAAACAGCTTTCACGGCCGTACGTTCGGTGCTGTTTCCACCACGCACAAGGCGAAGTATCGCGAGCCCTTCGCGCCCGTTGTGCCGGGCGTGGAGTTTGTTCGCTTCAACGACATCGACGATCTAAAGGCCAAGTTTTCGAACGATGTCTGTGCGGTGATGATCGAAGCGGTTCAGGGAGAGGGCGGGATTCGTCCCATCTCGCCGGAGTTCTTCGCAGCGGCGCGTGAGCTTACCCGGGAAGCCGGTTCCCTGCTCATCGCAGACGAGATTCAATCCGGATTGGGCAGAACCGGTAAGTGGTGCGCCTATCAGCAATACGATATTCTGCCGGATATCACCACACTCGCCAAGCCACTTGCGGGGGGAATTCCGATGGGCGCTATGGTCTGCTCGGAAGAGGCTGCGCGTGCGATCCACTCCGGTATGCACGGCACAACCTTTGGCGGAGGTCCGCTGGCCTGCGCCGTTGCCATCACCGTCATCGACACCATGCGGGAGGAGAACCTTCTGCTGCACATCAACGATGTGGGCGGTTATTTCAAGCAGAAGCTGGCCGATCTCGCAAAGCGGCACGCAGCCATCACGGACGTGCGTGGCATGGGCTTGATACTGGCCGCTGAACTGGATTCCGCAGACCTGGCCAAGCTCGTGGTGGCAAAGATGCTGGAGCGACATATCCTGATCAATCGCACCAGCGAGACGGTGCTGCGCTTCCTGCCTCCATACATTCTGAGCAAGAGCGATGTCGATACAGCGATCGCTGCCCTCGACAAAATTTTCACCGAGCAGGAAGCCACGGCGACGGGAGCCGCTCACACGAATACCTACGAGAAAAGGAACTGA
- the argB gene encoding acetylglutamate kinase, translated as MKYVVKLGGAALENPTLLHQCAQAIADLVRDGNQVALVHGGGVQLTRTLKQLGKQSEFISGLRVTDAETRDTALMVLGGAVNKALVAALGAHGQSAMGLSGGDGLIFRARKKRTAPDLGFVGEIVASDPRWLHAIWKMDAVPVLSSLALGFDGEYYNINADEMAAACAISCQADALVFLTDVPGVRGADGEIMRWLTVDQIAVLAKDSVISGGMLPKLSACREALVHGVKRVKILPAEAAALLPNLCSSRITHGTEVMVA; from the coding sequence ATGAAGTATGTGGTCAAGCTCGGAGGAGCTGCCCTTGAAAATCCCACGCTGCTTCACCAGTGTGCGCAGGCGATTGCGGATTTAGTCCGCGATGGCAACCAGGTCGCGCTAGTCCACGGTGGCGGCGTGCAGTTGACCAGAACATTGAAACAACTGGGCAAGCAAAGCGAATTCATCAGCGGACTGCGCGTTACGGATGCCGAGACGCGCGACACCGCGCTGATGGTGCTGGGCGGTGCCGTGAATAAGGCACTGGTGGCAGCGCTGGGCGCGCATGGTCAATCCGCGATGGGGCTATCCGGCGGAGATGGGCTGATCTTCCGCGCCCGCAAGAAGCGGACCGCTCCCGACCTCGGCTTCGTGGGAGAGATTGTTGCCTCCGATCCGCGTTGGCTGCACGCCATCTGGAAGATGGATGCCGTCCCGGTGCTTTCCAGCCTGGCACTCGGCTTCGACGGCGAATACTACAACATCAACGCGGATGAGATGGCCGCCGCGTGCGCCATCTCCTGCCAGGCAGATGCCCTGGTCTTTCTCACCGATGTGCCCGGTGTTCGTGGCGCAGACGGCGAGATCATGCGCTGGCTCACGGTGGATCAGATCGCAGTGCTGGCAAAGGACTCGGTGATCAGTGGTGGAATGCTGCCGAAGTTGAGCGCGTGCCGGGAAGCGCTCGTCCACGGCGTGAAGCGCGTAAAAATCTTACCTGCGGAGGCGGCAGCGCTTTTGCCCAACCTGTGCAGCTCGCGGATTACACACGGCACAGAAGTGATGGTGGCCTGA
- the argC gene encoding N-acetyl-gamma-glutamyl-phosphate reductase, translating into MKDGTIQTAIVGVSGYAGMELARILLHHPRLAEAPPVLTGRVEDGRESVPFAALYPQLMDHHGSPELKMEPFSWDLLEERKVDVLFLATPHEQSRSWVPEAIDRSLRVVDLSGAWRLDESENRAVYNLTDEDPERAAELQIESVYGMPELHRAKLAKARLVANPGCYATSIILALKPLISAGWVNTESGIVCDSKSGVSGAGKAPTAKTHFMHAADNLSAYGIFTHRHVGELLEQLELDQDEITFAPHLLPIPRGILSTIYVTFWEPKTAAEVNRRYHKFFAHSPLVRVFGTQVPQLQYSVRTNYCDIGFQLSSDGRRCVIVSCLDNLLKGAAGQAVQNMNLMYGWNEAEGLV; encoded by the coding sequence ATGAAGGACGGAACGATACAAACAGCGATAGTGGGAGTCAGTGGCTACGCCGGAATGGAGCTGGCACGGATTCTGCTGCATCATCCACGGCTTGCGGAGGCGCCTCCGGTTCTCACGGGCCGCGTTGAAGATGGCCGCGAGTCTGTGCCGTTCGCGGCGCTGTATCCCCAGCTTATGGATCATCACGGCTCGCCGGAGTTGAAGATGGAGCCCTTCAGCTGGGACTTGCTGGAAGAACGCAAGGTGGACGTACTCTTTCTTGCAACTCCGCATGAGCAATCCCGCAGCTGGGTGCCGGAGGCGATCGATCGCAGCCTTCGCGTGGTCGATCTGAGTGGCGCATGGCGGTTGGACGAGTCCGAGAATCGCGCTGTTTACAACCTCACTGACGAAGATCCGGAGAGAGCCGCCGAGCTGCAAATAGAGAGCGTCTACGGTATGCCGGAGCTGCACCGCGCGAAGCTTGCCAAAGCGCGGCTGGTCGCCAATCCCGGCTGCTACGCAACGTCGATCATCCTCGCGCTCAAGCCGCTGATCTCCGCCGGATGGGTGAACACGGAGAGTGGCATCGTCTGTGACTCGAAGTCGGGAGTCTCGGGCGCGGGCAAGGCTCCCACTGCGAAGACGCACTTTATGCACGCGGCGGACAATCTGTCTGCGTATGGCATCTTCACCCACCGGCACGTGGGCGAGTTGCTCGAGCAGCTGGAGCTGGACCAGGATGAGATCACCTTCGCGCCGCACCTGTTGCCGATTCCCCGGGGGATTCTCTCGACGATTTATGTGACCTTCTGGGAGCCGAAGACAGCGGCGGAGGTGAATCGCCGCTATCATAAATTCTTCGCACACAGTCCACTGGTCCGCGTCTTTGGCACGCAGGTGCCGCAGCTTCAATACTCGGTGCGCACCAACTATTGCGATATCGGCTTTCAACTATCGTCTGATGGACGACGCTGCGTTATCGTTTCGTGCCTGGACAATCTGTTGAAGGGGGCCGCGGGACAAGCGGTTCAAAACATGAACTTGATGTATGGCTGGAATGAGGCGGAGGGGCTCGTATGA
- a CDS encoding TetR/AcrR family transcriptional regulator, with amino-acid sequence MKSTLKNTEDAAQLSRGGEKYDRILEAAIEVVAEKGLQHARIADIAASAGVADGTVYLYFDNKNHILRAAIDSAFERFSLRVQTALATTHDPVEQLKTIARLHVETLVASRNLAIIVQTQVRQSAKFLEQFSHHSFVDYINLVREIVRAGQREGLIRPEISDRVAALCLFGALDEMISSWLFTGKPIDPEQTSTQVLDILLDGIRTTPSHA; translated from the coding sequence ATGAAGTCTACGTTGAAAAATACTGAAGATGCGGCACAGCTCTCCCGCGGCGGGGAGAAATACGATCGAATTCTGGAAGCAGCGATCGAGGTCGTCGCCGAGAAGGGCTTACAGCACGCACGCATTGCTGACATTGCCGCCAGCGCCGGCGTAGCCGATGGCACCGTCTATCTCTATTTCGACAACAAGAATCACATTCTGCGGGCCGCGATCGACTCGGCGTTTGAGAGGTTTTCTCTACGGGTTCAGACGGCGCTTGCCACCACCCATGATCCCGTTGAGCAGTTAAAGACCATCGCGCGCTTGCACGTGGAAACGCTGGTCGCGAGCCGCAATCTTGCGATCATCGTACAGACGCAGGTTCGCCAGAGCGCAAAGTTTCTGGAGCAGTTTTCTCATCACTCCTTTGTGGACTACATCAACCTTGTCCGCGAGATTGTCCGCGCCGGTCAGCGCGAGGGCTTGATCCGCCCTGAGATATCGGATCGTGTTGCTGCCCTGTGCCTGTTTGGAGCGCTGGATGAGATGATCAGCTCCTGGCTCTTTACTGGCAAACCTATCGACCCCGAACAGACCTCGACCCAGGTCCTCGACATCCTGTTAGACGGCATTCGTACGACCCCCAGCCATGCTTGA
- a CDS encoding long-chain fatty acid--CoA ligase, whose amino-acid sequence MLDLRTLNDVFFNITSSHRERAILWQDAKDQWQPISSTQLYQRVRALAEIFLSWGINKGDRIALLAENRWEWAVADFAALTLGAVDVPIYPTLTAEQIAVLLADSGARIAVVSSRKQYDKVESILHQTQVEHIVLMDDEGTPDAVLLSSLLKDADARGKERDPVFDRRAYEVQPADLATIIYTSGTTGEPKGVMLTHGNIASNLTHSTDQFGFDELDSWISFLPLSHITARHLDYALGCHGATVAYCSNFDKLPTAMTTIKPTVFVAVPRVYEKIRQEAERRASLSPAKARLFAWALSTGKRHRDSVLKGETPKSPVWKLANKLVFSRVRDAFGGQVKYYVSGGAPLGLDTAKWFADVGIRIFEGYGLTETSPLIALNAPTAYRIGSVGKTVPNIECRIAEDGELLVRGPSVFVGYWQKLIVTAEAFDEGHWFRTGDIAHFDEDGFLFVTDRKKELLKTSGGKLIAPQPIENKLKAKLLVSQAALVGDRHKFASALLSPNFAALEEWAKAQGIEVQTRRQLVSNPKVVEQYQAIVDHVNGSLANFETIKRFRIVPDEWSIDSGELTPSLKLKRRVITERYAEEIAAFYEDEAVSRG is encoded by the coding sequence ATGCTTGATTTAAGAACCCTCAACGACGTCTTTTTCAATATCACTTCGAGTCATCGCGAGCGCGCCATCCTATGGCAAGACGCGAAGGATCAGTGGCAGCCAATCTCTTCCACCCAGCTTTACCAGCGGGTTCGCGCTCTGGCGGAAATCTTCCTGTCGTGGGGCATCAATAAAGGAGACCGCATTGCGCTGCTGGCGGAGAATCGCTGGGAGTGGGCCGTCGCCGACTTTGCTGCGCTTACGCTTGGCGCGGTGGACGTGCCCATTTATCCGACGCTGACCGCTGAACAGATAGCTGTGCTGCTGGCGGATTCCGGCGCGCGTATTGCTGTTGTCTCCTCGCGCAAGCAGTACGACAAGGTGGAGTCCATACTTCACCAAACGCAGGTGGAGCACATCGTTCTGATGGATGATGAAGGCACTCCGGATGCAGTGCTGCTTTCCTCGCTGCTGAAGGATGCGGATGCCCGTGGCAAGGAGCGCGACCCGGTATTCGACCGGCGCGCCTATGAAGTGCAGCCTGCGGATCTGGCGACGATCATCTACACCTCCGGTACAACGGGTGAGCCCAAGGGTGTGATGTTGACGCATGGCAACATTGCCTCCAATCTGACTCACTCGACCGACCAGTTTGGCTTCGACGAACTCGATTCGTGGATTTCGTTTCTGCCGTTGTCGCACATTACAGCGCGGCACCTCGACTATGCACTCGGCTGCCACGGAGCCACCGTCGCCTATTGCTCCAATTTCGACAAGCTGCCCACCGCAATGACCACGATTAAGCCCACCGTGTTCGTGGCCGTGCCGCGGGTTTACGAGAAGATCCGGCAGGAGGCTGAGCGGCGTGCCTCGCTCTCTCCCGCCAAGGCGCGGCTCTTCGCCTGGGCGCTCTCTACAGGCAAGCGGCATCGCGATTCCGTGCTAAAAGGGGAGACGCCGAAATCCCCCGTCTGGAAGCTTGCCAACAAGCTCGTCTTCAGTAGAGTGAGGGATGCCTTTGGCGGGCAGGTGAAATATTACGTCTCCGGCGGCGCGCCGCTCGGTCTGGATACGGCAAAGTGGTTCGCCGATGTGGGCATTCGCATATTTGAAGGGTACGGCCTGACGGAGACCTCTCCGCTGATCGCGTTGAACGCACCCACAGCCTATCGCATTGGTTCCGTGGGGAAGACGGTGCCAAACATCGAGTGCCGCATTGCCGAAGACGGAGAATTGCTGGTACGCGGTCCTTCGGTCTTCGTGGGATATTGGCAGAAGCTGATCGTCACGGCGGAAGCCTTCGACGAAGGTCATTGGTTCCGTACTGGGGATATTGCGCACTTTGACGAGGATGGGTTTCTCTTCGTAACGGATCGCAAGAAAGAGCTGCTGAAGACCTCCGGAGGCAAGCTGATTGCTCCCCAGCCCATTGAAAATAAGCTGAAAGCGAAGCTGCTCGTGTCCCAGGCGGCTCTGGTGGGAGATCGCCACAAATTCGCCAGTGCGCTGCTGTCGCCGAACTTTGCCGCGCTGGAGGAGTGGGCCAAAGCCCAGGGGATCGAAGTGCAGACACGACGGCAACTGGTGTCAAACCCGAAGGTGGTGGAACAATACCAGGCGATTGTGGACCATGTGAACGGCTCGCTGGCGAACTTTGAGACGATCAAACGCTTTCGGATTGTCCCGGATGAGTGGTCGATTGACAGCGGAGAGTTGACCCCCAGCCTCAAACTGAAGCGCCGCGTGATCACCGAGCGCTATGCAGAAGAGATCGCCGCGTTTTATGAGGATGAAGCGGTGTCGCGGGGGTAG
- a CDS encoding glycoside hydrolase family 32 protein, which produces MNMTRRSVLYGLAALPLAQGLNLSAAEAGEASSRLALDPQRPQFHLLPAANWMNDPNGPVFWHGKYHIFYQYNPNGAFWGDMHWGHAISDDMVHWHHLPVALAPTPGGPDKDGCFTGSIVVDQGVPTMLYTGVNPEVQCLAISHDPLLSQWEKAARPVIAAPPAGLNVTGFRDPCLWREGNIWYMGIGSGIKKRGGVVLLYRSRDLRTWEYLHPLATGTWNGKDTSDPVDSGEQWECPDFFPLGGKHVLLYSTERKVYWQSGELDRKEMVFHSEKQGLLDDGAYYAPKSMLDRAGNRILWGWIPETRPLEEYKRAGWAGVMSLPRVLTLNADGELEMRVDARVQALRWRESKARAAAGTVNDLVIGNYSGEVHCVTRQVTSPVRLSLISEAQVSGAFFSVSYHPGGGEAPLRIDGKPIAGKIGSGKLELRLYLDGSVLELFINDRIACTRRIYMRGEKATDVLVKFEGGSDQLQDLSVWQMKPISHNRLTT; this is translated from the coding sequence ATGAACATGACACGGCGCAGCGTTCTGTATGGCCTGGCGGCACTTCCCCTGGCTCAAGGGCTTAACCTGAGCGCCGCCGAGGCAGGTGAGGCCTCTTCGCGGCTGGCGCTGGACCCCCAGAGGCCGCAATTTCACCTGCTGCCCGCGGCAAACTGGATGAACGATCCGAACGGGCCTGTATTCTGGCACGGCAAATACCACATCTTCTACCAATACAATCCCAATGGCGCGTTCTGGGGAGATATGCACTGGGGCCATGCCATCAGCGACGATATGGTCCATTGGCATCACCTCCCGGTGGCCCTGGCACCCACGCCCGGCGGACCCGATAAGGATGGCTGCTTTACGGGAAGCATCGTCGTGGACCAGGGAGTGCCCACCATGCTCTACACCGGCGTCAATCCCGAGGTGCAGTGCCTGGCGATCTCCCATGATCCCCTGTTGAGCCAATGGGAGAAGGCTGCCAGACCGGTGATTGCGGCTCCGCCCGCGGGGTTGAACGTGACCGGCTTCCGGGATCCCTGCCTTTGGCGCGAAGGCAACATCTGGTACATGGGAATCGGTTCAGGAATCAAGAAACGCGGTGGCGTGGTCCTGCTATATCGCTCCCGGGATCTGCGCACGTGGGAGTACCTCCACCCGCTCGCAACGGGGACATGGAACGGCAAGGATACTTCGGACCCGGTGGATTCAGGCGAGCAATGGGAGTGCCCGGACTTCTTCCCGCTGGGCGGGAAACACGTACTGCTCTACTCCACTGAACGCAAGGTCTACTGGCAGAGCGGCGAACTGGACCGCAAGGAGATGGTCTTCCACAGCGAGAAGCAGGGATTGCTGGACGACGGGGCCTACTATGCACCCAAGAGCATGCTGGACAGAGCGGGCAATCGCATCCTCTGGGGATGGATTCCAGAGACGCGGCCCCTGGAGGAATACAAGCGTGCAGGCTGGGCCGGGGTCATGTCGCTTCCCCGCGTGCTGACGTTGAACGCCGATGGAGAACTGGAGATGCGGGTCGATGCGCGAGTACAGGCTCTGCGATGGCGGGAAAGCAAGGCACGCGCAGCGGCAGGGACGGTGAATGATCTGGTGATCGGCAACTACTCCGGTGAAGTGCATTGCGTAACCCGGCAGGTGACCAGCCCGGTACGACTGTCGTTGATCTCGGAGGCGCAGGTGTCGGGCGCCTTCTTCAGCGTGAGCTACCACCCCGGGGGCGGGGAGGCGCCACTTAGAATCGACGGCAAGCCAATTGCCGGGAAGATCGGGAGCGGCAAATTAGAGCTTCGGCTCTATCTCGATGGCTCTGTCCTGGAACTCTTTATCAACGACCGGATCGCCTGTACACGGCGAATCTATATGCGGGGAGAAAAAGCCACCGACGTTCTGGTGAAGTTCGAGGGCGGCTCCGACCAACTGCAGGATCTTTCGGTCTGGCAAATGAAGCCCATCAGCCACAACCGTCTGACGACATAG